Within the Wolbachia pipientis genome, the region CCTGCCATATATATGAGCTTGTTTTTCGTTATCGTCAGCAGTTTCTCCTGCTCTCCTTCTTGGGTCCATCCTATGAGCAATAACTGAAAATAGCACTCCCCTGATTGAAGACTTCATTCGTGCCTTTTGAATATCTCCGTCACTTGCTGCTTCATGTCCATGACTTAAGTGTTTAGCGTTCATTAGCTCCTTTTGTTGCTGGGCAAACATGCTACTTAATACTTCTTCTATTGCTTGCTTCCTTCTTTCCTCTCTAACTCTTTTCATAGATTCTGATTTATCGCGAGTATGCTTTGTGGTTTCAAATTCTGCATCAATATCTTCAGATGCAGCCTGACTATATAAAGTCTCTATGAGCCTGTCTATGCTTCGCTTTATTTGCATAGTCCTTTCGTAACTATCTAAATTATCGATTCCTTCATCAATTTGACTTAAAATATCCTCAAAAAGTTTTAAATAGTCTTGTATCTCTTTGCGCTGCTCTTCTAGCTGATTTTCATTTTCTAAACTTTTCTCTCTTTTATCATCGTTATTTTCTTCAATATTATCACCGTCTTCCTCGAAAAGGTCTTCGTCGTTCATGATCTTTTTAATTTAGTTAAAATTCTCACCAGTTAGTATTATATATGAAAAAATTAAATTAACATTAATGAAAAGCGTTTACAACTTCAGCACTGGCTAAAACTACAGTAAAACTGTCAAAAGCAGCGGGGTCATAATACCTCTCATACAATTCAACTGAACATCTGAGCCTAATCTTTTCCTTAGTGTTAAAACTGATTTCATAATCATTATTAGAGTTTAGCATAGCAGAATTACGTAATAATTCATCAGCTAATACAGAATCTAAAATTCCATTAATTTTTATTGTAATGTGCCTGCTTCCAGCACAATCGAGCACTAATTTTTAGCTGTAATTTGCTCATTATCACCTCCTTTTATAAAAATATCAAAATTAATTGTTGAATGTAAAATTTCATCGTGCTGATCCATAGCACAATTACTCTCTAAAATAGTCTCACCTTTAATGCTCTTAAGCACCAAGTTGATATGTCTTATAATGGCAAACATGCTACCTACATGATAAGTATATATGTCACATGAAAATCTTGCCCTTGTAGCAAAGTTAGATAGCATATGCAGGTTGTTATAATTTACCATACGCAATCTCAGGTAAGGAATAGTAACCTGTTTAGGTAGGTAATCATAAATGTTAGTAACGTGTTTCTTTAAATCAAAGTCTGCCTTTAGTGCTGCATAAATAGTATTGTACAACTCATTTATAACTTGAATTTTTTCCATAATTAATCCTCGAAAGATATATAGCTCAAACATAAGCAGTGATACAAACTCGTCATCCCGCTACTTGTTAGCGGGATCTATGTGGGATACCGTGACGGTATGACGTAGTGCTACATTATCGTCATCCCGCTGCTTGTTAGCGGAATCTATGCTAAGAGATACCGCGGCGGTATGACGTTGGCAAGTCTTATTTACTTTAGCTATATTTCATCCTTATCTACAAAACAACCTTTGGTTCTCGGAATGGAAAATACACCTTCTTTATTTCAGATAAATGTCTATTTATCTCCGATTCACGATTTTTATAAAGAGCAGAAACATGCTGCATAATACCTAGCTTTATCTGCTCAGGAACACTGTCATAGCCAGCTTCGTATACAATACCAGTTCTTGTTACATTCAAATAATTGAAAAGTTCAATGTAGCTTCCTACATTACTAAAATAATACCTAAAGACCTGCTGCGAATCAAGCGATAAAAAAAAGGAAAGGAGGGTGACTAAAATCAAGGTTAACTAAAAGGCGTGCTTAAGATTTACAATACCAGCAATAATATTGAACCTCAGGTTATATTTTTTCTGAAAATTGCGATAAACATTCGACATAATCTTAAATATCTTTATCTCTCGGATCTTGTTTTCTACTCTCATTCTAAATGATGCTAATCTTCTATTATGCTCTGGAGTTAATGGCTTTTTACGATACTTTTTATATGGAATTATAACATTGCTTTGCAATTTTTGCTAACCTTGATATCCAGAATCGGCATGTTTTATGCTATCAAGTGGTAAATATTTTTCTTGTTTCCTTATGCGGAAATCACTAATTCTACCACGGTATGACTTTGACACTGATAAAATTCTTCCTCCTTCTTCGATAATAATCTCAGTTTTCATAGTGTTGGTTCTTTTTTTTCCTGAATATGATTTCTTCCGTTTTTTACTATCTTCTGGTCTCTGTATTTGCTGTTCTGTAACATCAGCCAAAATCTTCAGTATTTTTTCTGGCGTCATACTTCTATCTTTTGTTATAGTCACTTTTTTGGCGAGTAATGGCTCTATTCTCTTAAGTAACCTACATACATTTGCGTTGTGTACATTGAATAGGCATCCTAAAAATCTATGTGTTATGTAAGTGCGATAGTACAAAATTACGCAAAACAACTTATCTTCCAGAGTTGGTAGTTTTGATCTTCTACCATGACACTTTTTCTGTTTTTCGCATCCAGACCTCACTTTTTCCACTACTTTTTCGAACTCCTCTATAGTTAAACCTGTTATATTACGAAAGTTTCTTGGGTATTTTTTCATATTATAGTAACTAAAGCTCATTTTTTTCCTTACTTGATCTGCTTATTCTTCTTCTACCTCTCTCACATCATTTTTTCAATCACCTTTTTCAGCAGGTCTCATGAAAAAAAAACCACCAAAAAATGATGCAATTAATGAAAAAGGCTTCATAAGTATACTAAACAAACTACCAAAAAAGAGCTCGGCTGTTCTTCTTCTGCACTGGTGGTGCTTCCATTATTTTGTGTGGGTGCTGCAGTTCCTTCTTCTCCTGTACTGATAGTTCCTTGAACATCACCGCTTTGTATGGGTGCGTTAGATTCTGTGGGAGCAATAGCCTTCACACCTTCAACTTTTAGGAGAGTAGACCGGCGGACCTTCCCCACCAGTCTCTCGCAGAACTGTGCATGAACCTCGCGACTCACACAGCTCCCATTATTCAGCCTTTTGTCCCAAACCTAATGTCCAGTGGTAGAAAGTGTCTGGTCCTTCTTTTCTCATTTTTCCTAGAAGTTGCCTTGCTAGTCCTCCACGAGTTTGAAGTTTCTTGTACTTTCTTCTTGCCCACTTTTCAAGTTGCCGCTCTATGTTCTTCAGAGGTTTGTATATCTCTGTCCTGTAAAACCTGCCATAGTACTGATACCAGCCTCTGACTATTGGATTTACTTTCTTTGATATCCCCTCCAGAGTTGTAGATGTTTGTCTGTGTATTTTCCATGACCTTATGGTTTGACTAATCTTCTTCTTGGCCTTATTACTAATTGCAGGTATGAATGAAAGAAAATAATTCCCTACTTTACTGTTCTTCGCTAGTCTAGGTCTGAATGTAAAACCTAGAAAATCATAACTTTGTATAGTATACTCATCTTTCCTTCTGTTATCCTTACAATACACTATTTGTGTCTTTTCCGGATGTAGCTTTAGCTTATACTTGGCCTGTCTTTCTTCAATTACGTCTCGCATAAAATCCGCTTGCTTCTTAGTTCTGCAGTGCACTATCGCATCATCTACATATCTCTCAAATGGTATTGTCGGGTGCTTTTGTCTCATCCACTCATCAAATACATGATGCATAAATATGTTTGAGATCATCGGACTTATTGAACCTCCTTGTGGAACTCCTTTATCCCTAACTACCTTACTGCCATCTGCTTGCTGAATTGGAGCTTTCATCCATCTTTCAGCATACAGTATGACCCATTTGCAGTCTGTGTGCTTTTTGATAGCTTGCAATGCTAACTCGTGGTCCAAATTGTCGAAAAATCCAGATATATCAAGATCTATTGACCAATTGTACCTCCAGCATCTTTTACGCGCAGTATCTACCGCATCCAGTGCAGATTTATTTGGTCTATAACCATATGAATCATCATGGAATTTTGGTTCTACTAGCGGCTCCAGATACATAGCAGCAGCCGTTTGCCCTATCCTGTCAAATACTGAAGGAACACCTAAGATTGCTTTGTCCTCCTCCTGTATCTTTAGGTATTGCAACAGCTTTTATAGCTTCTGGAAAATAACTTCCGGATGACATCCTATTCCATAGTTTGTACAGATTATCTTTTAGATTTTCTTCAAACTTTGTTATCGAAACCTCATCCACACCAGCAGCACCTTTATTTTTCGATACTTGTTTATAAGCTCTCCAAATAAGTTGCTTTGATATATCAAAAGACTTTGTTTTACTCATTAACTCCTCCCTTTCGGTTGATAAATAATTAAAACTAAATAACTCAGCCCCTTCTCTCCATTTCCATTACAGAAACTTCTTCACTACTACGAGCTGATCCGCCCCTGTTTTTCGCATCGGTACTCTCATCCTTAGAGTTTAGCTCCTTGGATTTCTCCCTTATCATCGAAACGACAGGTTCCCGTAGTTCCACACAATAGCCTGAAATAGATTCATGCCACCTTTATGCCAGACGCCATCTATCCAGTAAACAAGCTCCCGATAGATTTATCCCAGGTTACAGACAACCCCCTGGTTTTGACGTCATTTAAAAGGTTTCGACACTTCATCAGTGGTTCACTTTCGTTCATCTCTCCATTCCTTACATGACATATAATTATGCCTTTTCCATAACGCTCACTACCTTGGCTCTTTACCAAAGCAGCTTATGGTTGTTTGAAGCCTGCTCTTGTAAACCGGCTCCGAGGGGCCCACCCTCATCTACTGCGCAGCTTTTGCACTTAGTTTGCCCTTTTATGAACATCCTTTGTGTCTCTACGGCACACTATCAGTTCCTTTTTCTGCACTGATGGTGTTGGTTTTTTCCTCTTCTTTTTTGTTATTGTCTGATTGTGGTTCAGTATTATCTGAATTTTGTTCTGTAATGTCTGATCCTGGTTGAACATTACCTTCTTGCTTTTCTTTTTCAGCATCTTCCTCTTGATTCCCTTTACTATCTGTCGATGATTCATCCACTGGATCAGTTTTTTCTGCGGCTTTTTTTAATAGAGCTTTTATTTCTCCGTTAGTAGTTAAATCAAAAGGAGTTTTCCCATTTTCATCTACTGCATTAACGTTGATTCCTTCTGCTTTTAATAGAACTTCTACCACTTCTTTATGGTCATTTGCAGCAGCCAAATGTAAAGGAGTCCTACCACGGTTATCTGCTATATCAACCTTCGCCCCTTTATTTAATAGCATTTCTACTATCTCTTTTTTTTCGTTATATTGAGCAGCTAAATGTAGAGGAGTCCTACCACGATTATCTACTACATCAACCTTCGCCTCTTTATTTAATAGCATTTCTACCATATCTTTTCTGCCATATTTGGCGGCTAAATGTAAAGGAGTCCTATCATTTTTGTTTACTTCATTAACATCGATCACGTCTAAAAACTGCTCCATAAGATCTTTGCTGTTTGTGTAAACACATAAATGCAAGAGATTCCCTACATTTTTACGCTCTTCTTCTTTAATAAATGCTTCTTCTATCTGTATCTGGTTGTTACCTCTGCTGATGTAGGACACATCAATAAAATTCTTTACACTGCTGGTTTTATCGATATCAGCCTTTATCTTTATGTAACCTTCGTTATTTTCAGCAAAATTCTCTCCTAATGATTTAGCAATTTTCTTTTTTATTGATTGATGAGATTCTTTGATATCTTCTATAATCTTATTTACTTCTGTTGGTGAGAAGTTAAAAACTTCGGGGTTGTTAAGGAAAGATTCCTCATCATCCGAAGAGCCAAAGAGTGGAGGGTATACACGATAACTAAGATCTTTATATTTAAATGTAAATGGCCCAGTTCCTATAAAATATCCTAAGACCTGCTGAAAAAGGTGATTGAAAAAATGATGTGAGAGAGGTAGAAGAAGAATAAGCAGATCAAGTAAGGAAAAAAAATGAGCTTTAGTTACTATAATATGAAAAAATACCCAAGAAACTTTCGTAATATAACAGGTTTAACTATAGAGAAGTTCGAAAAAGTAGTGGAAAAAGTGAGGTCTGGATGGGAAAAACAGAAAAAGTGTCATGGTAGAAGATCAAAACTACCAACTCTGGAAGATAAGTTGTTTTGCGTAATTTTGTACTATCGCACTTACATAACACATAGATTTTTAGGATGCCTATTCAATGTACACAACGCAAATGTATGTAGGTTACTTAAGAGAATAGAGCCATTACTCGCCAAAAAAGTGACTATAACAAAAGATAGAAGTATGACGCCAGAAAAAATACTGAAGATTTTGGCTGATGTTACAGAACAGCAAATACAGAGACCAGAAGATAGTAAAAAACGGAAGAAATCATATTCAGGAAAAAAAGAACCAACACTATGAAAACTGAGATTATTATCGAAGAAGGAGGAAGAATTTTATCAGTGTCAAAGTCATACCGTGGTAGAATTAGTGATTTCCGCATAAGGAAACAAGAAAAATATTTACCACTTGATAGCATAAAACATGCCGATTCTGGATATCAAGGTTGGCAAAAATTGCAAAGCAATGTTATAATTTCATATAAAAAGTATCGTAAAAAGCCATTAACTCCAGAGCATAATAGAAGATTAGCATCATTTAGAATGAGAGTAGAAAACAAGATCCGAGAGATAAAGATATTTAAGATTATGTCGAATGTTTATCGCAATTTTCAGAAAAAATATAACCTGAGGTTCAATATTATTGCTGGTATTGTAAATCTTAAGCACGCCTTTTAGTTAACCTTGATTTTAGTCACCCTCCTTTCCTTTTTTTTATCGCTTGATTCGCAGCAGGTCTTTAGGGGTACTGGGATGACAAAGGAGGACAGTGTCAGCTACTGGAATGACAAGAAAGGAGTACTGGGATGACAGTAGGTAACGCAAGAAGTCTACCGCTATTCCACGTCAAGAACAACCATAAGTTCATTAGGGTTCACATAACCTAAAGCATTTTTTGCTTGCTCATCAAGCAGATCTAAATCTAAGCTTTTTTCATATAAGCCAAATACTTTGTTGTCCAACTTTTTCTTTTCAGAAGAGACATCCTTTAGCAAAAGTTTATTGTACTCGATTTCTTTTTTTAAGTCTATTAGCGTCAATAAACCACGTTTACCTGTAATTGTGCTAATGCTAAAATATAATGTAAGAGAAGAAATGAGCAGGGCTGCGCTTAAACACAGTAACTTTTGCTTCTTTTTAGATATAAGCACCGTACTTTCACATACAAGAAATGTATAATATTAAAAGGTGAACAAAAAGCTAAGAACCTTGACGTGCTTTACATCTTGGCTTTACCTGATTTATAATGTAAATCTTACCACCCCTTTTCACAACTTTACAATTTTTATCTCTGTTACGATGAGATTTTAGCGACCCTTTGACTTTCATATCTATAGTAAGAATTAAATTACCTTACATTATGATCACTTACAGAGAGTTAGTCAATTGATAAATTTTTCACATTTTATTAAAATACTGTATAATTGTTGCTGATACTTCTTCGATTGACTTTTGCGTGACATCAATAATTGGCCAGTTATTCTGCTTAAATAGTTCCTCTGCTTCTTTAATTTCCTTTTCTACTTTCTCAGGGTTAGCATATATATTATTATCTTCGTTGTTAATTGAAGTAAGTCTATTTTTGCGTATTTCTATTAGCCTACTTACGTCTATTGTTACCCCTATCGTTAGTTTATTTTTTAATTTTGCCAAGTCGACATAAAAGGGTACTCCACTAACAAAAGGAATATTTGCAACCTTATAGCCTCGATAAGCTAAATACGTACTGGTGGGAGATTTTGATGTACGTGAAACTCCAACCAAAATTATATCTGCTTTATCAATATCTTGAATACTTTGTCCATCATCATGATTAATAGTGTAGTTTATTGCCTCAATGCGCTGGAAATATTCGTTATTTATCTCAGTATGCAAGTCAAGCTTTTCGTCTTTTTCAATTTCAAGATAGGACGAAATTTCTCTAATAATATGTGATAATATTGCTCTATAGGGAATTTTCAACTTTATACAGTTATCTTTTAGATATTTTCTTAGCTCATCATCAGTAATAGTGCATATAACAAAGTTATGCTCATCACTTTTCTTATTAATTTCCTCCAAAATTTTGTCAACCTGCTCTTCTCCTTTCACAAAAGACCAAACATATTCGATTGTTTCTACAGAACGAAAGTGTTTCAGAGCTGATTTTGCAACTGATATAACAGTTTCACCACTTGAATCTGATACTAAGTGTAAATTAAGCTTTTTAAGGGTCATCAACGTTATACTAAAAATAATAGCAAGCTACTCAAATTATGCTAATTTGTTGACCTACGTAAATATAGAAAAACTATCCTGTTGATAAAACTCAAACTAATTGGTAAATTCTTAACACAATTATTCTCAAAATGAATGTTTTTATTAAAGCCTACAAATTTCACTTCTTTTTCTAAAAAAGCACTACCTTGGCTTGGGGTTATTTGTTTCGCATGTTTTTTAATTGGAATGTTTTTAGCGTTATTCTTCTCCCCAGAAGATTATAAACAAGGAGAAATTGTACGAATCATGTACATTCATGTGCCTTCTGCATGGCTTGCTCTTGGAATATATGGACTCATTGCATCACTCAGTTTCATTTCATTAGTGTGGAACAATAGCATTGCCAGTATCTTGGCACATGCTGCTGCTCCTGCAGGGACAGTTTTTTCTACAATATGCTTAATCACAGGCAGCATCTGGGGAAAAGGAACCTGGGGCACTTGGTGGGTATGGGATGCAAGGCTTACTTCAATGCTGATTTTATTTTTCCTATATACTGGATACCTTTCATTGTGGAGCGCTTTTGATAATGAAGCAAGAGCAGAAAAATCAGCAGCAGTATTTGCCATTTTTAGTGCTATAAATATTCCTATAGTAAAATTTTCTGTGAATTTATGGTCTACTCTCCATCAGCCAGCAAGTATTCTAAGAAGAGGTGGAGTAGCAATAGAAAGCTCTTTGCTGTTGCCACTCATTGTAATGTTTATGTTTTGTACCACATTTTTTTTAGTAGTGTGGATACTAAATGCCCTCCATTTGATTAATTCTTACAAAATAAAGAGAGAAATTAGTGTGCGGTATTAGATAGTCTTACAACTCTATGAAAGAATATGCTAGAGAGCCTACCAGTGTCTTTAATGTAAATGCTCATGTGATTCCATAGATAATCTCTGTTTTTTTATTCTATCTGTCCATTTATCATTTTCTATATCTTGTTTGTTGGTTGCTTTTTTTTCTTGCTCAACAATTGCCTTATCTACCTTCTGATAAATTGCATCAATTGCATTAATCGCACCTTTTTTTTCGTATACTTCTCTTTTTCCTTCAATGATTAACTTAATAAAAGTATTTACAACAGACTGCACTTGATTATGATTAACCTGAACTTTTATCAAAGAAGGTAAAGAGCCTAATTCCATCAATACTTCTGGTGCTGTTTTATCTTGAGTGGAAAGTCCTAAATTATCTGCTACTTCACTTATTAATAACTCTCTGTGTTCTTTATTATCTTCCAATTTAGCATAATCACTCAATAGATCCATAACTGTAGATACTCTAACTTCAATAATATCATCAACATCTTCATCTCCTAGAGCAACTCCTGATTCTAATAACCTCTCTCTGAGATTTTTGCTTAAAAGATTGATAAACTCTTCATTTGCATCCGATCCTGTAGTAGATATTGTACCATCTAAATAGTTACTTTGAGTACCTAAGCTATGCTCTATTTGTATTTTTGTCTCAGGTTTAAATCCTAATTTTGCACAGAATTTCTGAAAATATTCTTTAATAATGTCAAACAAGCTCTTGCCATTATCTTTATAATTTTTTAACTCTTTAGGAATAGTAAGTGACAATTTACCATCTTTGTATGTTACAAAGTCTTTACCATCTTGAGACTCAAGTGTAAATTCTAATGAGTTAGACAGATCACATATCTTATCACCATGCATAACTTGATTTTTAACAGAGAGTATTGGTAGCCTCATATCAGATCTAATTCTCACATTATTTTGGTTAGCACAATCAATGTTTATTACTTTTTTAGGATTTTCTACTATGAACGACTGTCCAAGTGCAAGTTGGGTTTGTATAAATGGAGCAGCCTCATACCCTGCTTGATTACAATTGGTGACTAGCTCTTCTAAAATAGCATTACTTGGAACTTCTGCCCCAGCGTATCTGAACATTTTCTTGAAAACTTCTTTTGCAAAGGAACGGTAGTCTTTGTTTTCATCTTTCTCTGTTGGTAATAGATGTTGGCCAGCATTGTAAAATTCTTCAAATTCTTTCTTATATGAATCGGTTTTTTGATGATCAGCAATTTTGGGATTTTCACAGTGATTTTTCCATAGCTCACCCAATGCATTACTTACAAGCTCTTTCTCAATATCTTTGAGTACTGAAGCAACAAAAGCTTTGCCATGATCCGTATCTATTTCTCTTGTTCCTTTTTTGTTAAATATTTCGTCATTATATATATCATCACTATTAAAAAGTTCGCTTTTGCGGTGCTTAGCTCCTTCCTTAAATGCAATAATAAGATTTTTATCTATTTCTTTTCCGTTAATAATAAAATTCATCCTTTGAAAATCTAAGAACATTGTTTCACCAGAATTTGCTAATTCATTATCTTGATCTGCTCTTAATTTACTAAAATTGCACTCTTTAGCTGTGGCCTTTAATCTAACTACTGGACTCTTATTATTTTTTTCTTTTGCCTCTTTCATAAATAACACCTTACTGTAAATATGTTGTAAGTTGTATCATATAATGATGAATAATTTGGTAATATATTAAGAAAATCGACAGTATATTTCTTTATTTAAGAGGTGCAGGAAAGGCATAGATTTCTCTTTCCATTTGTGGCGTATTGCATTAATATTTATGTATTAATTTAGAAAATAATGATGAATAACATTGTAATTGTTGGTCTGCAATGGGGTGACGAAGGCAAGGGTAAAATAATAGATTATCTTTCTGAGAATGCAGATGTAGTTGTGAGATTTCAGGGAGGAAATAATGCAGGGCACACTATAGTAATAGGTGATGAGGTTTATAAATTAAATTTACTGCCCTCCGCTGTTTTGAGGCCAGGCAAAATATCTATCATAGGAAACGGTGTTGCTCTTGATTCACATGCTCTAATCTCAGAAATAGAGTTATTGAAAGTTAAAGGAATGGATATCAATCCCAATAATTTGATAATATCTGAAAGCTGTCCACTAGTACTTAGCGTACATAAGGACAAGGAAAAGTTATTT harbors:
- a CDS encoding DUF3168 domain-containing protein, with amino-acid sequence MEKIQVINELYNTIYAALKADFDLKKHVTNIYDYLPKQVTIPYLRLRMVNYNNLHMLSNFATRARFSCDIYTYHVGSMFAIIRHINLVLKSIKGETILESNCAMDQHDEILHSTINFDIFIKGGDNEQITAKN
- a CDS encoding phage gp6-like head-tail connector protein, producing the protein MNVTRTGIVYEAGYDSVPEQIKLGIMQHVSALYKNRESEINRHLSEIKKVYFPFREPKVVL
- the ltrA gene encoding group II intron reverse transcriptase/maturase → MQYLKIQEEDKAILGVPSVFDRIGQTAAAMYLEPLVEPKFHDDSYGYRPNKSALDAVDTARKRCWRYNWSIDLDISGFFDNLDHELALQAIKKHTDCKWVILYAERWMKAPIQQADGSKVVRDKGVPQGGSISPMISNIFMHHVFDEWMRQKHPTIPFERYVDDAIVHCRTKKQADFMRDVIEERQAKYKLKLHPEKTQIVYCKDNRRKDEYTIQSYDFLGFTFRPRLAKNSKVGNYFLSFIPAISNKAKKKISQTIRSWKIHRQTSTTLEGISKKVNPIVRGWYQYYGRFYRTEIYKPLKNIERQLEKWARRKYKKLQTRGGLARQLLGKMRKEGPDTFYHWTLGLGQKAE
- a CDS encoding ankyrin repeat domain-containing protein, producing the protein MSYISRGNNQIQIEEAFIKEEERKNVGNLLHLCVYTNSKDLMEQFLDVIDVNEVNKNDRTPLHLAAKYGRKDMVEMLLNKEAKVDVVDNRGRTPLHLAAQYNEKKEIVEMLLNKGAKVDIADNRGRTPLHLAAANDHKEVVEVLLKAEGINVNAVDENGKTPFDLTTNGEIKALLKKAAEKTDPVDESSTDSKGNQEEDAEKEKQEGNVQPGSDITEQNSDNTEPQSDNNKKEEEKTNTISAEKGTDSVP
- a CDS encoding septum formation initiator family protein, which produces MLISKKKQKLLCLSAALLISSLTLYFSISTITGKRGLLTLIDLKKEIEYNKLLLKDVSSEKKKLDNKVFGLYEKSLDLDLLDEQAKNALGYVNPNELMVVLDVE
- the ykgO gene encoding type B 50S ribosomal protein L36 codes for the protein MKVKGSLKSHRNRDKNCKVVKRGGKIYIINQVKPRCKARQGS
- a CDS encoding kinase/pyrophosphorylase — protein: MTLKKLNLHLVSDSSGETVISVAKSALKHFRSVETIEYVWSFVKGEEQVDKILEEINKKSDEHNFVICTITDDELRKYLKDNCIKLKIPYRAILSHIIREISSYLEIEKDEKLDLHTEINNEYFQRIEAINYTINHDDGQSIQDIDKADIILVGVSRTSKSPTSTYLAYRGYKVANIPFVSGVPFYVDLAKLKNKLTIGVTIDVSRLIEIRKNRLTSINNEDNNIYANPEKVEKEIKEAEELFKQNNWPIIDVTQKSIEEVSATIIQYFNKM
- the ccmC gene encoding heme ABC transporter permease CcmC, which translates into the protein MFLLKPTNFTSFSKKALPWLGVICFACFLIGMFLALFFSPEDYKQGEIVRIMYIHVPSAWLALGIYGLIASLSFISLVWNNSIASILAHAAAPAGTVFSTICLITGSIWGKGTWGTWWVWDARLTSMLILFFLYTGYLSLWSAFDNEARAEKSAAVFAIFSAINIPIVKFSVNLWSTLHQPASILRRGGVAIESSLLLPLIVMFMFCTTFFLVVWILNALHLINSYKIKREISVRY